One part of the Francisella adeliensis genome encodes these proteins:
- a CDS encoding multidrug effflux MFS transporter — MWKYSPLKTIFILGPMVFSFALAMDIYMPVLPEMQKALHTSQQMVQITLSLFLIVTGVGQLILGPLSDQFGRFKIVLISSILFLFGSILCAISTSIDFLIFSRVIQAIGCCGLSVCAFAIIRDAFSGKTSSMIYSLINAIISVSPIVGPLIGVQLATHFEWNSAFILLSAMASIVLLTVIFLVKESLPIERRKKVSWNVFLRYFEVLKSLQFWAYSLTAVSGMSAFFILFSMTPYIITYLGFPISKIYIMFGSAGVAFLFGSLFAGGIVNALGVHKTALLGVVLVFIAGSLSLGIYLVYGLSLWGFFAPCFFATFGCALVVGTGASGAMEPFYEMAGVAAALFGTMEFALSGVIGSIAMLFPATSSLPIAITMLLMSSLSFILLLLVKNKA; from the coding sequence ATGTGGAAATATTCCCCTTTAAAAACGATTTTTATTCTTGGCCCAATGGTCTTCTCATTTGCATTAGCTATGGATATATATATGCCTGTATTACCAGAAATGCAAAAAGCATTACATACTTCTCAGCAAATGGTTCAAATCACATTATCTCTATTTCTCATCGTCACTGGTGTTGGACAACTTATATTAGGACCTCTATCTGATCAGTTTGGTAGATTTAAGATAGTCCTAATCTCATCAATTCTTTTTTTGTTTGGCTCAATACTATGTGCTATTTCAACATCCATCGATTTTTTGATATTTTCTAGAGTAATACAAGCTATAGGATGTTGTGGGCTTTCTGTATGTGCATTTGCAATAATTAGAGATGCTTTTTCCGGGAAAACTAGCTCTATGATTTATAGCCTTATAAATGCTATTATTTCGGTCTCTCCGATTGTTGGACCCTTAATTGGTGTACAATTAGCAACCCATTTTGAATGGAATTCTGCTTTTATACTACTATCTGCCATGGCTTCTATAGTTCTTCTAACTGTAATTTTTCTAGTTAAAGAAAGCTTACCTATAGAAAGACGCAAGAAAGTATCATGGAATGTCTTTCTAAGGTATTTTGAGGTTTTAAAATCACTACAGTTCTGGGCATACTCACTAACTGCTGTATCGGGAATGTCTGCATTCTTTATATTATTCTCAATGACTCCATATATTATCACTTATCTTGGGTTCCCTATATCTAAAATATACATAATGTTCGGCTCTGCTGGTGTAGCATTTTTATTTGGTTCATTATTTGCTGGAGGAATTGTGAATGCACTAGGTGTTCATAAAACTGCTTTACTTGGCGTAGTTTTAGTATTTATAGCAGGTTCACTATCGCTTGGGATATACCTTGTATATGGCTTAAGCTTATGGGGCTTTTTTGCACCTTGTTTTTTTGCAACATTTGGCTGTGCTTTAGTCGTAGGAACAGGTGCTAGTGGTGCTATGGAACCCTTCTATGAAATGGCTGGCGTGGCTGCGGCATTATTTGGTACTATGGAGTTTGCACTAAGTGGTGTTATAGGAAGTATAGCTATGCTTTTCCCTGCAACAAGCTCTCTTCCAATTGCCATAACAATGCTTCTAATGTCTAGCTTATCATTCATCTTATTGCTTCTGGTAAAAAATAAAGCCTAG
- a CDS encoding DUF3573 domain-containing protein, with translation MKKHLPKVLLLCLSASSSLYARDEKIDSQNPIIALQEQIQDLQQEINTIDSDNNSPTLHTYSSVVDDKNTEQLLKERRALKNIDLMKNISVDGNIINLTDSVNNIFGDGDGVDVSNSAPITTRGEVSYLGSYSGNNNIPIGMLPSKLFASSLVTQKEKFDDYSIFLGGFIGMDAQAWYGDNIPRVNFDGTPTSSFNGSGQNIYLTSSRLYFLSNLGDYVTAEYDVSTNQLQNFFIGNAFVIFGNMSASPFFVTVGRSTLSVASIGGGGSSTGSVAGFLGTGRATNISLNYKTSTLNASVAVFGTDDKKANFSTGLFYADSWTDSLSVGFNAGYVYDLNGAENFTIESVVSDGKTVGVFNIDTNIAYTVGGGVFQINTGWGTTTGKDNFNGDGNDVLTGAWYVGTNYSLSLAGRSTNFNATYGQSYNAAAIPMGIAASPLQDGLAQTGIEKQLIFSAQRAYFDDYVLFGPEYAYQRFYDGRHMNTLTLDLAVYL, from the coding sequence ATGAAGAAGCATTTGCCAAAAGTTTTATTACTATGCCTTTCAGCTTCGTCATCGTTGTATGCTAGGGATGAAAAGATTGATTCACAGAACCCTATAATTGCATTACAAGAGCAAATACAAGATTTACAACAAGAAATAAACACGATTGATTCTGATAATAACTCTCCCACTTTGCATACATACAGTTCTGTTGTTGATGATAAAAATACTGAGCAGTTACTAAAAGAGAGAAGGGCACTAAAAAACATCGATCTTATGAAAAATATAAGTGTTGATGGAAATATAATAAATCTTACAGATAGTGTGAATAATATATTTGGTGATGGAGATGGTGTAGATGTTTCTAATTCTGCACCAATTACAACTCGTGGTGAGGTTTCTTATTTGGGTTCCTATTCTGGTAATAACAATATACCTATAGGGATGTTACCATCAAAGCTTTTTGCCTCTAGTTTAGTAACGCAAAAAGAAAAATTTGACGATTACTCAATATTTTTGGGTGGCTTTATTGGTATGGACGCCCAGGCTTGGTATGGGGATAATATCCCAAGGGTGAATTTTGATGGTACACCTACCTCATCGTTTAATGGTAGTGGGCAAAATATTTATTTGACCTCATCACGACTGTACTTTTTATCTAATCTTGGTGATTATGTTACAGCTGAATATGATGTCAGTACAAATCAGCTACAAAACTTCTTTATCGGAAATGCATTTGTTATTTTTGGTAATATGTCTGCATCACCATTTTTTGTAACAGTTGGTAGGAGTACTCTTTCAGTAGCTTCAATTGGTGGAGGAGGATCATCAACGGGCTCTGTTGCAGGTTTTCTTGGTACAGGGCGAGCAACAAATATTTCATTAAACTATAAGACAAGTACTTTAAATGCAAGTGTAGCAGTTTTTGGTACAGATGATAAAAAAGCAAACTTTTCTACAGGTCTTTTTTATGCAGACTCTTGGACAGACAGTCTATCTGTTGGTTTCAACGCCGGTTATGTTTATGATCTTAATGGTGCGGAAAACTTTACTATTGAATCAGTTGTATCAGATGGTAAAACAGTTGGTGTTTTTAATATTGATACTAACATAGCTTATACTGTTGGAGGAGGAGTCTTTCAGATCAATACTGGTTGGGGGACTACAACCGGTAAAGATAACTTTAATGGTGATGGTAATGATGTGTTAACAGGGGCTTGGTATGTTGGTACAAACTATAGTTTAAGCCTTGCTGGTAGAAGTACGAACTTTAATGCAACATACGGGCAAAGCTATAATGCAGCTGCTATACCTATGGGTATAGCAGCTAGTCCGTTACAAGATGGTCTTGCCCAAACAGGCATAGAAAAACAGTTAATATTTTCAGCTCAGCGTGCATATTTTGATGATTATGTTTTATTTGGTCCAGAATATGCATACCAGCGTTTTTATGATGGTAGGCATATGAACACATTAACGCTAGATCTTGCAGTATACTTATAG
- a CDS encoding MFS transporter, whose translation MKENTLSFLKVSYGNILEWYDFSLYIFFATYISLNFFPSDSHQLSLLLTFSVFFIGTIIRPVGALVMGYLADIFSYTYVVNACTIAMGISTVLIGLIPSYSEIGILAPILLIIFRIIQGLSVGGQFPTLITLGVSDSKRKPGISVGLIFSISSMGFLLASIVGAISELLFENHNQLIWRVPFIFSGVLFVIYLYINRNENHMHQPTHKDNQSGLFFSLKNQYSQIIIVSLITCMCASLYYMVFTYLVNYQIEYLDASESYALLLNSFILLFACILYPLFGYLADRLGYMKVFYVSLVLLGITFYPLIMLLEVNNFIVTFFSMLVFCALMAAIQGSVSPYFSLVFDEKWRATGCAISYSIGNGFSGAAPLIASIFTAKYGISGLGIYTLILIIAGILGAIGIYKTMRLNVI comes from the coding sequence ATGAAAGAAAATACTCTGTCTTTCTTAAAAGTATCCTATGGAAATATACTTGAATGGTACGATTTTTCATTATACATTTTTTTTGCAACATATATATCTTTAAACTTCTTTCCTTCTGATAGCCATCAACTGTCATTATTGTTGACTTTTTCAGTATTCTTTATCGGCACTATTATTAGACCTGTAGGTGCTTTAGTTATGGGTTATCTAGCAGATATCTTCTCATATACTTATGTCGTTAATGCTTGTACTATAGCAATGGGGATTTCTACAGTACTTATTGGATTAATTCCTAGTTACTCCGAGATAGGGATATTAGCCCCCATTTTACTTATAATATTTAGGATCATCCAGGGCTTATCTGTAGGTGGGCAGTTTCCAACATTAATAACACTAGGGGTAAGTGATTCCAAGAGAAAACCAGGCATTTCTGTAGGTTTGATCTTTTCAATTTCTTCAATGGGTTTCCTATTAGCTTCAATCGTTGGAGCAATCTCTGAATTATTATTTGAAAACCATAATCAGCTTATCTGGAGAGTACCTTTTATTTTTAGCGGTGTGCTTTTTGTTATATATTTATATATAAATAGAAATGAAAACCATATGCACCAACCAACTCACAAAGACAACCAGAGTGGATTATTTTTTTCTCTTAAAAACCAATATAGTCAGATAATTATTGTCTCATTAATTACATGTATGTGCGCATCTCTATACTATATGGTATTTACTTATTTAGTAAACTATCAAATAGAGTATTTGGATGCTTCTGAAAGCTATGCTTTATTACTCAATAGTTTTATACTATTGTTCGCATGTATATTATACCCATTATTTGGCTATTTGGCAGACAGGCTTGGTTACATGAAAGTATTCTATGTATCGTTAGTTCTGCTAGGTATAACTTTTTATCCACTAATAATGTTGCTTGAAGTTAATAACTTCATAGTAACTTTCTTTTCCATGCTGGTGTTTTGTGCCTTAATGGCTGCTATACAAGGCTCAGTATCTCCGTATTTTTCGTTAGTGTTTGATGAAAAGTGGCGAGCTACTGGGTGCGCTATTAGCTATAGTATTGGTAATGGTTTCAGTGGGGCAGCTCCATTGATTGCTAGTATCTTCACTGCAAAGTATGGTATTTCAGGACTAGGAATCTATACTTTGATTTTAATAATTGCTGGAATACTAGGCGCTATAGGAATATATAAAACTATGCGCTTGAACGTTATTTAA
- a CDS encoding APC family permease, whose amino-acid sequence MDTENAKKMTLFSAVLIGVTSMVGSGWLFSAQLTAKAAGNWAFLSWSLAAIMIMMVGLCLAKVVSVYPVRGATTRSSALSHNSVFAMPFAFANWFGIVVMISTEAQATTQYLAGLESFHGLMQNGVMSNYGVMLSLSILMIYLIINFYGVKLLAGVNNGITIFKMFVPAIIVIIFLIYAFTHTGNHHSLISTEIPNNNFTISNALTAIVAGGLVYTFNGFQIVVAYSSEIKNPSRNVPLAIIFSLLLVLVLYLGLQYAFMQAVPHDYLISKGGWAGLDFESPLLQVATLIGLGYIAILLIIDSIISPSATGYSYLGASSRMLYAMSAEGQMPRYFAKLNQKVNISRRALIANFLICAVFLIFSDSWAALMLIVTGFNIIGYMAAPVSMGAIAPKTRIFGVIVFVLLTMLLNTVEVETNIHLSIILVVLMTIFGAFEFRRIGLKNLMVLVMPFIIFVCIVSPMDHTLFEGLIGAIFYLIVTDRRYVAFCKKTANAANKIED is encoded by the coding sequence ATGGATACCGAAAATGCAAAAAAAATGACTTTGTTCAGTGCTGTTTTAATTGGCGTAACATCTATGGTTGGCTCGGGTTGGCTATTTAGTGCTCAGCTCACTGCTAAAGCTGCTGGTAATTGGGCTTTTTTATCATGGAGTTTAGCTGCGATCATGATAATGATGGTTGGACTATGTTTGGCAAAAGTTGTCTCAGTATATCCTGTTAGGGGAGCTACCACTAGGTCAAGTGCATTATCACATAATAGTGTTTTCGCTATGCCTTTTGCTTTTGCGAACTGGTTTGGAATAGTCGTAATGATTTCAACAGAAGCCCAAGCAACTACTCAATACCTAGCAGGTTTGGAGAGCTTTCACGGGCTTATGCAAAATGGTGTAATGTCAAACTATGGAGTTATGCTTTCATTATCTATACTTATGATTTATCTTATAATAAATTTCTATGGAGTTAAACTTCTTGCAGGCGTGAATAATGGCATTACAATATTCAAAATGTTTGTTCCAGCAATTATTGTAATTATATTTTTAATATATGCATTCACTCATACAGGTAATCATCACAGCCTCATATCCACAGAAATTCCTAACAATAATTTCACAATATCAAATGCTCTAACAGCGATTGTAGCTGGTGGGTTAGTATACACATTTAATGGCTTTCAAATTGTAGTAGCCTATAGTAGTGAGATTAAAAATCCCTCTAGAAATGTTCCTCTTGCAATAATATTTTCTTTACTACTGGTACTTGTACTATATCTTGGACTTCAATATGCTTTTATGCAGGCTGTACCTCATGATTACCTAATTTCAAAAGGTGGTTGGGCTGGACTAGATTTTGAATCACCATTATTGCAAGTTGCAACACTTATTGGTCTTGGCTATATAGCTATATTACTAATTATTGATAGTATTATTAGTCCATCTGCTACGGGATATAGTTACCTAGGAGCATCTTCAAGAATGCTTTATGCTATGTCTGCAGAAGGCCAAATGCCTCGCTACTTTGCTAAATTAAACCAAAAAGTAAATATCTCTCGCAGAGCTCTTATTGCAAACTTCTTAATTTGTGCAGTTTTCCTAATATTTTCAGATAGCTGGGCTGCATTAATGCTAATAGTTACAGGTTTCAATATAATAGGTTATATGGCAGCTCCAGTGAGTATGGGTGCGATAGCTCCTAAAACGCGTATTTTTGGTGTGATAGTTTTTGTTCTATTAACAATGCTTCTAAATACTGTAGAGGTTGAAACAAATATTCATTTGAGCATCATATTAGTAGTTCTTATGACAATATTTGGTGCTTTTGAATTTCGTAGGATTGGATTAAAGAACCTCATGGTACTTGTAATGCCATTTATAATTTTTGTATGTATAGTTTCTCCTATGGACCACACTCTTTTTGAAGGATTAATTGGAGCTATATTTTACTTAATAGTTACAGATAGACGCTATGTGGCTTTCTGTAAAAAAACTGCTAATGCTGCCAACAAGATTGAAGATTAA